A stretch of Nitrospira sp. DNA encodes these proteins:
- a CDS encoding pseudouridine synthase, translating into MRLQKIIATTGLASRRKAEELIASGHVTVNGKVVTELGTKVDPERDHVKVDGKHLTNVQPFVYLMLNKPKHVMSTLDDPGGRTTVKDFLHGVSVRVFPVGRLDFDSEGLMLLTNNGDLAQALLHPRYHVPKTYLIKVKGVLTDDEIAELQQGVNLEDGMTSPATVKKIRKAEANSWVEITIHEGRKHQVKRMLETVGHPVIKLTRVKMGPLSLGGLTSGEFRFLTDREANALREVVEQRRTLEQEGKDPGVRPPRPKRRAGWAKPGKTKRYVPKKARRVA; encoded by the coding sequence GTGCGGCTACAGAAAATTATCGCGACGACCGGTCTGGCATCCCGCCGGAAGGCCGAGGAGCTGATCGCGAGCGGCCATGTGACCGTCAACGGCAAGGTGGTGACCGAACTCGGCACGAAGGTCGATCCGGAACGCGATCACGTCAAGGTGGATGGCAAGCATCTGACCAACGTCCAGCCCTTCGTCTATCTCATGCTGAACAAACCGAAGCATGTCATGTCTACCCTGGACGATCCGGGAGGCCGGACGACCGTGAAGGACTTCCTGCATGGTGTCTCCGTGCGCGTGTTTCCCGTCGGCCGCTTGGACTTCGATAGCGAAGGCTTGATGCTGCTGACGAACAACGGCGATCTGGCGCAGGCCCTGCTCCATCCGCGCTATCACGTGCCCAAGACTTATCTCATCAAGGTGAAGGGCGTGCTGACAGACGACGAAATCGCCGAACTGCAGCAGGGCGTGAATCTCGAAGACGGCATGACCAGCCCGGCGACCGTGAAAAAGATCCGCAAGGCCGAGGCCAATTCCTGGGTGGAAATTACGATTCACGAGGGCCGGAAGCATCAGGTGAAGCGAATGCTGGAAACCGTCGGCCATCCGGTGATCAAGCTCACGCGGGTTAAGATGGGCCCGTTGTCGCTGGGCGGATTGACGTCCGGCGAGTTCCGCTTCTTGACGGATCGGGAGGCCAATGCCTTGCGCGAGGTCGTCGAGCAGCGGCGGACATTGGAACAAGAAGGCAAAGATCCCGGTGTGCGGCCCCCGCGCCCCAAGCGGCGCGCAGGCTGGGCCAAGCCCGGGAAGACGAAACGGTACGTGCCGAAGAAAGCGAGACGAGTGGCATGA
- a CDS encoding 6-bladed beta-propeller, translating into MMKAWLLDEMFRFDRLVLSAEGTQSEWGAGDSVAADEELPPPPQNVQAKPGNGRVTITWDPVPDAMYYNLYFQTTKGVQIKFSELTRPIASAEDFKAVIGVKKEKASCLEGSTSPFVHDDLANGTCYHYVVTVVTQKGESPESQEVMAIPSPYLLAMVIGQEGPDDGEFSSPTGITLDKDGNIYVADTDNHSIQKFSKDGKFLARWGSEPSSQEGCFYYPRGLAVGPDDVLYVADSGNNRVQKFDLEGNVMKAWGKFGFAWRGADMGKFDVPWGLTTDQEGNVYVSDTSNARIQKFQADGQPLLKWGRDGSFDGAFFFPRGVAVDFVGNIYVADESNNRIQKFDARGSFLTKWGREGNGPGQFKSPWGIACDSLGNVYVVDSGNHRIQKFDGNGTFLCSFGNRGKTKGQLNFPYGIAVDKEGAVYVVDSGNNRVVKYVPTEEEISRGKERSAKAPAAGTVQPPRSVAVKPGDTEIFLSWMDVPGAVSYNLYFGTVPNLTLQSGTKVEGVTNPYTHTGLTNDTPYFYAISAVFEDGAESELSEEVTAIPVLIDITAPQNPYAVINHGAFMTNSPEVVVTISATDLDTGVGAYFISESPLTPMAGTPGWVEVTSAVKFGATIPFILSPSDGQKTIYVWFKDVGNNVSTPASATILVNTSGYLCVSKWGKPGRGASLLHGGEFMAPMYGLCVDQQGSLFVVDNGNNRIQKFDNAGNFIILWGNFGSANANFHNPTGIACDGKGDVWVVDTNNHRVQKFDGKLGGYLMKFGSRGNGEGQFNAPWGIAVDRVRGFVYVVDSANFRVQKFDMAGEFVMAWGSFGSGDGQFYFPRGIAVDQNDGAVYVVDMGNHRIQKFDTSTNVLPQLLTKWGGSAEAGHASSALAQEAGQLRNPWGVAVDGAGDVYVTDAGNQRIQKFDKEGNYITQWGGYGNSDGQFNFPYGIAVDAKGSVFVVDSGNTRVQQFMPADEGSERLQEDAEAMAELDKGQNAQRA; encoded by the coding sequence ATGATGAAGGCATGGCTTCTCGACGAGATGTTCCGGTTCGATCGGCTGGTTTTATCTGCCGAAGGCACTCAGAGTGAATGGGGTGCCGGCGATTCGGTCGCCGCGGATGAAGAGCTGCCGCCCCCCCCGCAAAACGTGCAGGCGAAACCCGGGAATGGCCGGGTCACGATCACGTGGGATCCGGTGCCCGATGCCATGTACTACAACCTCTATTTCCAGACGACAAAGGGCGTGCAGATCAAGTTCTCCGAACTCACGCGCCCGATTGCCAGCGCTGAAGATTTCAAGGCGGTCATCGGGGTGAAGAAGGAGAAGGCGAGCTGCCTGGAGGGATCGACCTCGCCGTTCGTGCATGACGATTTGGCGAACGGAACCTGTTACCACTATGTGGTGACGGTCGTGACGCAAAAGGGCGAGAGTCCGGAATCGCAGGAAGTCATGGCCATTCCATCGCCCTATCTGTTGGCCATGGTCATCGGCCAGGAAGGGCCGGATGACGGCGAATTCAGCTCTCCCACCGGCATTACGCTCGACAAAGACGGCAACATCTATGTTGCCGATACCGATAATCATTCGATCCAAAAGTTCTCGAAGGACGGGAAGTTCCTGGCCCGGTGGGGCAGTGAACCGAGTTCGCAGGAAGGGTGCTTCTATTATCCCCGCGGATTGGCCGTTGGGCCGGACGATGTGCTCTACGTCGCCGATAGCGGCAACAACCGCGTGCAGAAGTTCGATCTCGAAGGCAACGTGATGAAGGCCTGGGGCAAGTTCGGCTTCGCCTGGCGCGGCGCCGACATGGGCAAGTTCGATGTGCCCTGGGGGCTCACGACGGATCAAGAGGGCAACGTCTACGTCTCCGATACGAGCAACGCCCGCATTCAGAAGTTTCAAGCCGACGGCCAGCCGCTCTTGAAGTGGGGGCGTGACGGGAGCTTCGACGGCGCGTTCTTTTTCCCGCGCGGCGTGGCGGTGGATTTCGTCGGCAATATTTATGTGGCCGACGAGAGCAACAACCGCATTCAGAAGTTCGATGCGCGCGGCAGCTTCCTCACCAAGTGGGGGCGTGAAGGCAACGGCCCCGGACAATTCAAGTCGCCCTGGGGCATTGCCTGCGACTCCCTCGGCAATGTCTACGTGGTCGATAGCGGCAATCACCGGATTCAAAAGTTCGACGGCAACGGCACGTTCCTCTGCTCCTTCGGCAATCGCGGCAAGACAAAGGGGCAGTTGAATTTCCCCTACGGCATTGCGGTCGATAAAGAAGGCGCGGTGTATGTCGTCGATAGCGGCAACAACCGGGTCGTCAAGTATGTGCCGACCGAGGAAGAAATCTCGCGCGGGAAAGAACGGTCCGCCAAGGCGCCGGCGGCCGGCACGGTGCAGCCTCCGCGCAGCGTCGCGGTGAAGCCGGGCGATACGGAAATTTTCTTGAGCTGGATGGATGTGCCCGGGGCGGTCTCCTACAACCTGTATTTCGGGACCGTGCCGAATCTGACGCTGCAAAGCGGAACCAAGGTCGAGGGGGTTACCAACCCGTACACCCATACAGGACTGACCAACGACACGCCCTACTTCTATGCGATCAGCGCCGTGTTTGAAGACGGAGCCGAAAGCGAACTGTCCGAAGAAGTGACGGCCATCCCGGTGCTCATCGATATCACGGCGCCGCAGAATCCCTATGCGGTCATCAATCATGGCGCGTTCATGACGAATTCGCCTGAAGTGGTGGTGACCATTTCGGCCACCGACTTGGATACCGGAGTCGGCGCCTACTTCATCTCAGAAAGTCCGTTGACACCGATGGCGGGCACGCCCGGCTGGGTCGAGGTCACGTCGGCGGTCAAGTTCGGCGCGACGATTCCGTTCATTCTGTCGCCGTCCGACGGGCAGAAGACGATTTATGTCTGGTTCAAGGACGTCGGAAACAACGTTTCGACGCCCGCCAGCGCCACGATTCTGGTCAATACCTCGGGCTATCTCTGCGTCTCCAAGTGGGGCAAGCCGGGCCGCGGCGCGTCGCTGCTGCATGGCGGCGAGTTCATGGCCCCGATGTATGGCTTGTGCGTGGACCAGCAGGGGTCGCTGTTCGTCGTCGATAACGGCAACAACCGCATTCAGAAGTTCGACAATGCCGGGAACTTCATTATTCTCTGGGGCAATTTCGGATCGGCCAACGCCAATTTCCACAATCCCACCGGCATCGCCTGCGACGGCAAGGGCGATGTGTGGGTGGTCGATACGAACAACCACCGCGTCCAGAAATTCGACGGCAAGCTCGGCGGGTACCTGATGAAGTTCGGATCGCGCGGCAACGGCGAAGGCCAGTTCAATGCCCCCTGGGGCATTGCGGTCGATCGCGTGCGCGGCTTCGTCTATGTGGTGGACAGCGCCAACTTCCGCGTGCAGAAGTTCGACATGGCCGGCGAGTTCGTCATGGCCTGGGGCAGCTTCGGCAGCGGCGACGGGCAGTTCTACTTCCCGCGCGGCATCGCCGTCGATCAGAACGACGGCGCCGTCTACGTCGTGGACATGGGTAACCACCGCATCCAGAAATTCGACACCAGCACGAACGTGCTGCCGCAGTTGCTGACCAAGTGGGGCGGCAGCGCCGAAGCGGGGCACGCGAGCAGCGCCTTGGCCCAGGAGGCGGGACAGCTGCGGAATCCCTGGGGCGTGGCGGTGGACGGCGCGGGCGATGTGTATGTGACCGATGCCGGCAACCAGCGCATCCAGAAGTTCGACAAGGAAGGCAATTACATTACGCAGTGGGGCGGCTACGGCAACAGCGACGGGCAGTTCAACTTCCCGTACGGCATCGCGGTCGATGCCAAGGGCAGTGTGTTTGTCGTCGATAGCGGGAACACCCGCGTGCAGCAATTCATGCCGGCCGACGAAGGCAGCGAGCGGCTGCAGGAAGACGCCGAAGCCATGGCGGAGCTCGACAAAGGGCAGAACGCGCAGCGGGCCTAA
- the guaA gene encoding glutamine-hydrolyzing GMP synthase → MELWHNRILVLDFGSQYTQLIARRIREAQVYSQILPCTASLATILAYRPQGIVLSGGPSSVYEKKAPSVPKELFEQGIPILGICYGMQLVTHLSGGKVVKAPHREYGRADLLIDDRSDLFKGIGEGKSTVVWMSHGDRIERMPSGFRSIAHTSNSPVAAMKRVDGDQRIYCLQFHPEVAHTPEGAAILKNFVYEICGCTPTWTMQSYVETAVQQIKEQVGKDRVICALSGGVDSSVAAALTHRAIGNQLTCVFVDNGLLRAGEREQVKKTFASQMHLNMRILDRTEPFLAALKGVSDPERKRKIIGRQFIKNFDEESKKLKGIKYLVQGTLYPDVIESVSFKGPSATIKTHHNVGGLPARMKLKLIEPLRELFKDEVRVLGKELGLPDEIVWRQPFPGPGLAIRVLGAVTKERLAILRGAETIVDQEIRGAGLYRDIWQFFAVLLPIRTVGVMGDQRTYDNVVAIRAVTSVDGMTADWAKIPYEVLGRMSNRIINEVKGVNRVVYDISSKPPSTIEWE, encoded by the coding sequence ATGGAACTTTGGCACAATAGAATTCTGGTTCTCGATTTCGGTTCGCAGTATACCCAGCTGATCGCCCGGCGGATTCGCGAGGCGCAGGTCTACTCGCAGATTCTGCCTTGTACGGCGTCGCTGGCGACGATTCTCGCCTATCGCCCGCAGGGCATCGTCCTGTCCGGCGGGCCGTCGAGCGTCTACGAAAAGAAGGCGCCTTCCGTTCCAAAAGAGTTATTCGAGCAGGGCATTCCCATCCTCGGCATTTGTTACGGGATGCAGCTGGTCACGCATCTGTCAGGCGGGAAGGTCGTGAAGGCGCCGCATCGTGAGTATGGCCGGGCGGATCTGCTGATCGATGACCGCAGTGATTTGTTCAAAGGCATCGGCGAGGGAAAATCGACGGTCGTCTGGATGTCCCACGGGGACCGGATCGAGCGCATGCCGTCGGGCTTCCGCTCCATTGCCCATACGAGCAATTCGCCTGTGGCGGCGATGAAGCGGGTTGACGGCGATCAGCGTATCTACTGTCTCCAGTTCCATCCGGAAGTCGCGCACACGCCGGAAGGGGCGGCGATTCTCAAAAACTTCGTCTACGAAATCTGCGGATGCACCCCGACTTGGACCATGCAGTCCTATGTCGAAACGGCGGTGCAGCAGATCAAGGAGCAGGTGGGGAAAGATCGTGTGATTTGCGCGCTGAGCGGCGGCGTGGATTCGTCCGTGGCGGCAGCCTTGACCCATCGGGCCATCGGCAATCAGCTGACCTGCGTCTTTGTCGATAACGGACTATTGCGGGCGGGCGAGCGCGAGCAGGTGAAGAAGACCTTTGCCTCGCAGATGCATCTCAATATGCGGATCCTCGACCGGACCGAGCCCTTTCTGGCCGCCCTCAAGGGCGTGTCCGATCCTGAGCGGAAGCGCAAGATCATCGGCCGGCAGTTCATCAAGAATTTCGACGAAGAGTCCAAGAAGCTGAAGGGCATCAAGTACCTGGTCCAGGGCACGCTGTATCCGGACGTGATCGAAAGCGTGAGCTTCAAAGGCCCGTCGGCTACGATCAAAACGCATCACAACGTGGGCGGGTTGCCGGCTCGCATGAAGTTGAAGCTCATTGAGCCATTGCGCGAACTGTTTAAAGATGAAGTCCGTGTGCTGGGCAAGGAATTGGGCTTGCCGGATGAGATCGTCTGGCGGCAGCCGTTCCCCGGTCCCGGTCTCGCGATTCGGGTGCTCGGCGCCGTGACGAAGGAACGACTGGCGATCCTGCGTGGGGCGGAAACGATCGTCGATCAGGAAATCCGTGGTGCGGGTCTCTACCGGGATATCTGGCAATTCTTTGCCGTGCTGTTGCCGATCCGGACTGTCGGCGTCATGGGCGATCAACGGACCTATGACAACGTCGTGGCCATTCGTGCGGTGACCAGTGTGGACGGCATGACCGCCGACTGGGCCAAGATTCCGTATGAGGTCCTGGGCCGCATGTCGAACCGGATTATCAATGAAGTGAAGGGCGTGAATCGGGTCGTCTACGACATTAGTTCGAAACCCCCGTCCACGATTGAGTGGGAATAA
- the guaB gene encoding IMP dehydrogenase: MLDKEPRLGLTYDDVVLIPSKSQVLPNEVETHTNVTRNIRIHIPMVSAAMDTVTESRLAIAMAREGGIGIIHRVLSPADQATEVDRVKKSESGMILDPITISPDQTIRDAHALMAKYRISGIPVTKQGKLVGILTNRDLRFETRMDLKVSQVMRREKLVTAPEGTSLEKAREILHEHRIEKLPVVNKHFELKGLITIKDIEKRIKYPNACKDAHGRLRVGAALGVGPDTDERASLLKKAGVDLVVVDTAHGHSQAVLDTVKRLKKNHPDLELIAGNIATAAAAKDLLKMGVDAVKVGVGPGSICTTRIVSGAGMPQLTAIADCAKALRGTGVPIIADGGIKFSGDIVKALAAGASSVMLGGLLAGTEESPGETILYQARTYKMYRGMGSIGAMERGGGDRYGQGGRPVQKLVPEGIEGRVPHKGPLSAVVYQLVGGVRSGMGYCGCRTVADLQQKATFIRQTVAGLRESHVHDVIITKEAPNYRMDWE; this comes from the coding sequence ATGCTGGATAAAGAGCCGCGATTGGGTCTCACCTACGACGATGTGGTCCTGATCCCATCGAAGTCGCAGGTGTTGCCGAATGAAGTCGAGACGCACACCAATGTGACGCGCAACATCCGGATCCATATTCCGATGGTGAGCGCGGCCATGGATACGGTCACCGAGTCGCGGTTGGCCATTGCCATGGCCCGTGAAGGCGGCATCGGCATCATTCATCGCGTGCTGTCTCCGGCGGATCAGGCCACGGAAGTCGACCGGGTGAAGAAATCCGAGAGCGGGATGATTCTCGACCCGATCACCATCTCCCCCGATCAGACCATTCGCGATGCCCATGCGCTCATGGCGAAATACCGGATTTCCGGCATTCCCGTGACGAAACAGGGGAAGCTGGTCGGGATTCTGACGAACCGTGATTTGCGGTTTGAAACCCGGATGGATCTGAAGGTGTCGCAGGTGATGCGGCGGGAGAAATTGGTGACGGCGCCTGAAGGCACCAGTTTGGAAAAGGCCCGCGAGATCCTGCACGAGCACCGCATTGAAAAACTGCCGGTCGTGAACAAGCATTTCGAGCTCAAGGGGCTCATCACGATCAAGGACATCGAAAAGCGGATCAAGTATCCCAATGCCTGCAAGGATGCGCATGGGCGACTCCGCGTCGGCGCGGCGCTGGGCGTGGGACCGGACACCGATGAGCGGGCGAGTCTGCTGAAGAAAGCCGGTGTGGATCTGGTGGTTGTGGATACGGCGCACGGCCATTCCCAGGCGGTGCTGGATACCGTCAAGCGCCTCAAGAAGAATCATCCCGATTTGGAATTGATCGCCGGCAATATCGCAACGGCGGCCGCGGCGAAGGACCTGCTCAAGATGGGGGTCGATGCGGTGAAAGTCGGCGTGGGGCCCGGGTCGATTTGCACCACGCGCATCGTATCAGGCGCGGGCATGCCGCAGTTGACCGCGATCGCCGATTGCGCCAAAGCCTTGCGCGGAACCGGGGTGCCCATCATTGCCGACGGGGGGATCAAGTTCTCCGGCGATATTGTGAAGGCCTTGGCGGCCGGCGCTTCGTCCGTCATGTTGGGCGGATTGTTGGCGGGCACGGAAGAGTCGCCCGGCGAGACCATATTGTATCAAGCCAGGACCTATAAGATGTATCGCGGCATGGGCTCGATCGGCGCCATGGAACGGGGAGGCGGAGATCGCTACGGTCAAGGCGGGCGTCCGGTGCAGAAGCTGGTCCCCGAAGGGATCGAAGGCCGCGTGCCGCATAAAGGCCCGTTGTCGGCGGTGGTCTATCAGCTGGTCGGCGGGGTCCGGTCCGGCATGGGCTATTGCGGGTGCAGGACGGTTGCGGATCTTCAGCAGAAGGCGACGTTTATTCGACAGACGGTGGCCGGCCTGCGCGAAAGCCACGTGCATGACGTGATCATCACCAAAGAAGCACCGAACTACCGGATGGATTGGGAGTGA
- the scpB gene encoding SMC-Scp complex subunit ScpB has product MTPMTDEMTDVIAAPEASPGTDAPETFELSAGEAPVEQSAAVQAIAERELKGILESLLFISPEPLSVQRLLAVIGDVSKAEIVRALQALGQDLEHEGRGVRLAEIAGGYRLVTKQEYASWIKRLDKAKSAAKLSRSALESLAIIAYKQPIVKSEIEEIRGVETSGVVRTLLERKLVRIVGRKEVPGRPIMYGTTKFFLEHFGLNDLSQLPPLREFKELGESEQSMLPIGEADVLAVEGEVPPADRVEQVVEQQVVLTGQDGASGEAADLLIAEDRASGGPIDAAAQETLSDQGDSEVLAETAAEETLCAQGGMPEEAAEGAHPSRGNGELADEPLEHA; this is encoded by the coding sequence ATGACGCCCATGACCGACGAAATGACCGACGTGATCGCCGCGCCGGAAGCCAGCCCTGGTACGGACGCTCCGGAGACGTTCGAGCTCAGTGCCGGTGAAGCGCCGGTCGAGCAGAGCGCGGCCGTCCAAGCGATCGCAGAGCGGGAGCTGAAAGGCATTCTGGAATCGCTGCTGTTTATCTCGCCGGAACCGCTGTCCGTCCAGCGGCTGCTCGCCGTGATCGGCGATGTCAGCAAGGCGGAGATCGTGCGTGCCTTGCAAGCACTGGGGCAGGATTTGGAGCACGAGGGCCGGGGCGTCCGGCTGGCCGAGATCGCCGGCGGCTATCGCCTGGTGACGAAGCAGGAGTATGCCTCCTGGATCAAGCGGTTGGACAAGGCCAAATCCGCGGCCAAGCTGTCCAGGTCGGCCCTCGAATCGCTCGCGATCATCGCCTACAAGCAGCCGATCGTGAAATCGGAAATCGAGGAAATTCGCGGGGTGGAAACCTCGGGGGTCGTGCGGACGTTGCTGGAGCGGAAATTGGTCCGCATCGTGGGGCGCAAGGAAGTGCCGGGCCGCCCGATCATGTATGGCACCACGAAATTCTTCCTTGAGCATTTCGGGCTGAACGATCTCTCGCAGCTTCCGCCCTTGCGCGAGTTCAAAGAGCTGGGCGAGTCGGAGCAGTCGATGCTGCCGATCGGTGAGGCGGATGTGCTGGCCGTAGAGGGCGAAGTACCGCCGGCCGATAGGGTGGAGCAGGTGGTGGAACAGCAGGTGGTGTTAACCGGGCAGGATGGCGCATCGGGCGAAGCTGCCGATCTCCTGATAGCGGAAGATCGCGCGAGTGGCGGGCCGATCGACGCGGCCGCCCAAGAAACCCTGAGCGATCAGGGCGACAGCGAGGTCCTCGCGGAAACAGCGGCGGAGGAAACGCTCTGCGCCCAGGGCGGTATGCCCGAAGAAGCGGCTGAGGGCGCTCATCCTTCGAGGGGCAATGGCGAATTGGCCGATGAGCCGCTCGAGCACGCCTAG
- a CDS encoding segregation/condensation protein A — translation MEQHTDGFAQTELPYQVRIENFEGPLDLLLHLIKKSEINIYDIPIAMIAQQYLEYVEAMKELNLNVAGEFLVMAATLLQIKSKMLLPADEAAEDEEDGPDPREELVRRLLEYKTYKEAARQLDGQEKMWREIFSREPGPPVEVESDETLLENVSLFDLVDALNGIMQRNPAGKKLIEIIPDNLTVRERMNVILETLEGKDSVAFAALFEESCHRLVIIVTFLALLELIRLRVARVFQGETFGPILVSRAFSLVPDPAELDDSDAEWRGT, via the coding sequence GTGGAGCAACACACCGACGGGTTCGCACAGACTGAGCTTCCCTACCAGGTCCGCATCGAGAATTTCGAGGGGCCGCTGGATCTGCTGCTGCATCTCATCAAGAAAAGCGAAATCAATATTTACGATATTCCCATCGCCATGATTGCCCAGCAATACCTGGAGTATGTCGAGGCGATGAAGGAGTTGAATCTGAACGTGGCCGGGGAATTCCTCGTCATGGCCGCGACGCTGTTGCAGATCAAGTCAAAGATGCTGCTGCCGGCCGATGAAGCGGCGGAGGATGAAGAGGACGGCCCCGATCCGCGGGAAGAATTGGTCCGGCGCCTGTTGGAGTATAAGACGTATAAAGAAGCGGCCCGCCAGCTCGATGGGCAGGAAAAGATGTGGCGCGAGATCTTCAGCCGGGAGCCGGGCCCGCCCGTCGAAGTCGAGTCCGATGAAACCCTGCTCGAAAATGTGAGCCTGTTCGATCTCGTGGACGCGCTGAACGGCATCATGCAGCGCAATCCCGCGGGGAAAAAACTGATCGAGATCATCCCGGATAATTTGACGGTTCGTGAGCGGATGAATGTGATTCTGGAAACGCTCGAGGGCAAGGATTCCGTGGCCTTTGCCGCGTTGTTCGAAGAATCCTGCCACCGGCTGGTGATCATTGTGACATTCTTGGCCTTGCTGGAGCTGATCAGGCTGCGTGTCGCACGGGTGTTTCAAGGAGAAACGTTCGGGCCGATCCTGGTGTCGCGGGCGTTTTCTCTCGTGCCGGACCCTGCCGAGCTGGATGATTCGGATGCTGAATGGAGGGGGACATGA
- the aspS gene encoding aspartate--tRNA ligase produces the protein MKARTHRCGELNKAHVGQTVVLNGWVQRRRDHGTVMFVDLRDRTGLTQVVFNAERNKAVHDSAHVLRSECVVSVTGQVMARPDESKNPNLPTGEIEIFVDAVEVLNESKTPPFLIEDDAEVTESIRLKYRYLDLRRPRMQKLVKTRHDIAQAVRGFLHKEDFLEIETPILTKSTPEGARDYLVPSRVNPGTFFALPQSPQLFKQVLMVSGMDRYYQIARCFRDEDLRNDRQPEFTQIDLEMSFVDRLDVMSLMEQMIVTVFRDAGGVQLPTPFPRMTYADAMGRYGSDKPDLRFDMPLHDVTSFGAASEFKVFKEAATKGGLVKALIVKGGATMPRSRIDALGETAKTFGAKGLAWLKITAEGQLESVIAKFLDAKAFAAALPEAQPGDLVLFGADKPAVVHDVLGRIRLLLGEELNLIDKQAWKPLWVTEFPLLDYSPEEKRYIFMHNPFAAPMDEDLALLDSDPLKVRAKAYDMVLNGSEIGGGSIRNHRSDIQLKILDLLGINKEQAQAKFGFLLEALEYGAPPHGGIAFGLDRLIMLLGGADSIRDVIAFPKTQKAQCPLTDAPSAVSAEQLKELRIKLDLVE, from the coding sequence ATGAAGGCGAGAACGCATCGCTGCGGTGAATTGAACAAGGCCCATGTCGGGCAGACGGTCGTGTTGAACGGATGGGTCCAGCGGCGGCGCGACCACGGCACGGTGATGTTTGTCGATTTGCGCGACCGCACGGGATTGACGCAAGTCGTCTTCAATGCCGAACGCAACAAGGCGGTGCATGACAGCGCGCATGTCCTCCGCAGCGAATGTGTGGTGTCGGTGACTGGCCAGGTCATGGCACGGCCGGATGAGTCGAAGAACCCGAATCTGCCGACCGGCGAGATCGAGATTTTTGTCGATGCCGTTGAGGTGTTGAACGAATCGAAGACGCCGCCGTTCCTGATCGAAGACGATGCCGAGGTCACGGAGTCGATTCGCCTCAAGTACCGGTATCTGGACTTGCGCCGTCCCCGCATGCAGAAGCTGGTGAAGACCCGGCACGATATCGCCCAAGCCGTGCGTGGCTTTTTGCATAAAGAAGATTTTCTCGAAATCGAGACGCCGATTCTGACGAAGAGCACGCCTGAAGGCGCGCGGGATTACCTCGTGCCCAGCCGTGTGAATCCCGGCACTTTCTTCGCGCTGCCGCAGTCGCCGCAGCTCTTTAAACAGGTGCTCATGGTCAGCGGCATGGACCGGTATTACCAGATTGCCCGCTGCTTCCGGGACGAAGATTTGCGGAACGATCGCCAGCCGGAATTTACCCAGATCGATCTGGAAATGTCGTTCGTTGACCGGCTGGACGTCATGAGCTTGATGGAGCAGATGATTGTCACCGTGTTCCGTGATGCCGGCGGCGTGCAGTTGCCGACGCCGTTTCCACGGATGACCTATGCGGACGCGATGGGACGGTATGGATCGGATAAGCCGGACTTGCGGTTCGATATGCCGCTGCACGATGTGACGTCGTTCGGGGCGGCTAGCGAGTTCAAGGTGTTTAAAGAGGCTGCCACGAAAGGCGGCCTGGTCAAGGCCCTCATTGTGAAGGGGGGCGCCACGATGCCGCGCAGCCGCATCGACGCGCTGGGGGAAACGGCCAAGACGTTTGGCGCCAAGGGCCTCGCCTGGCTCAAAATTACGGCGGAAGGCCAGTTGGAGTCGGTCATTGCGAAATTCCTCGATGCCAAGGCCTTTGCCGCGGCCTTGCCGGAAGCCCAGCCGGGAGACCTCGTGCTCTTCGGGGCTGACAAGCCGGCGGTGGTACACGATGTGTTGGGCCGGATTCGTCTGCTGCTGGGCGAAGAGCTGAACCTGATCGACAAGCAGGCCTGGAAGCCGCTCTGGGTGACCGAGTTCCCGTTGTTGGACTATTCGCCGGAAGAGAAGCGCTATATCTTTATGCACAACCCCTTCGCCGCGCCGATGGACGAAGATCTGGCCTTGCTGGACTCCGATCCGCTGAAAGTACGGGCCAAGGCCTACGACATGGTCTTGAACGGCAGTGAGATCGGCGGCGGGAGCATCCGCAACCACCGGAGCGATATCCAGCTCAAGATTCTCGATCTGCTCGGGATCAACAAGGAGCAAGCGCAGGCCAAGTTCGGCTTTCTCTTGGAGGCTTTGGAATATGGCGCGCCGCCGCACGGGGGAATCGCCTTCGGGCTGGACCGGCTCATCATGTTGCTGGGCGGAGCGGATTCGATCCGCGATGTCATCGCCTTCCCGAAGACGCAGAAGGCGCAGTGTCCGCTCACGGATGCGCCCTCGGCTGTCAGTGCCGAACAGTTGAAGGAACTGAGGATCAAGCTGGATCTGGTGGAGTAG